Proteins encoded in a region of the Candidatus Rubidus massiliensis genome:
- a CDS encoding site-specific tyrosine recombinase XerD has translation MTTVLENVFDPENKSFIKYNNDFEALIQISDLAKDYAKCSRSKNTVKSYESDLRDFEVWCRSKGLKAIPADPCSVACYLAERASKPFIDPKGQKQLPLKTSTLARRLSAISQAHQVAGIHFNRRHPAIQETWKGIKNIHGTAQKGKEPILIDDLRRMIESIQTSNEQKNSLIGFRDKALLLLGFAGAFRRSELVSLQVDDLKLVRDGYIVKIRRSKTDQQGEGREIAIPYGSNPITCPVRALQDWISIGNLQHGPLFMPINRHDQKSTHAMTSHAVAIIIKKYIPNKEMATEFSGHSLRAGFATTAAMAGVQEYAIMKQTGHKRSDTLKKYIRARDLWRENAASKLGL, from the coding sequence ATGACTACAGTTTTAGAAAACGTTTTTGATCCAGAAAACAAAAGTTTTATTAAATATAATAATGATTTCGAAGCTTTGATTCAGATTTCTGATTTAGCAAAAGATTATGCAAAATGTTCACGTTCAAAAAACACAGTAAAAAGTTACGAATCTGACTTAAGAGATTTTGAAGTATGGTGCCGTAGTAAAGGACTAAAGGCAATTCCTGCAGATCCTTGTAGCGTAGCCTGTTATTTGGCTGAAAGAGCTTCAAAGCCATTTATAGATCCAAAAGGTCAAAAACAACTCCCTTTAAAAACATCGACATTAGCAAGACGTCTTAGTGCAATTAGTCAAGCACATCAAGTTGCAGGTATTCATTTTAATAGAAGACATCCGGCTATTCAAGAAACTTGGAAAGGTATTAAAAACATTCATGGGACAGCTCAAAAAGGTAAGGAACCGATATTAATTGATGATTTAAGGAGAATGATTGAGTCTATACAGACTTCTAATGAACAGAAAAATAGTTTAATAGGATTTAGAGATAAAGCATTGTTACTTCTTGGATTTGCTGGAGCTTTTCGTCGATCTGAGCTTGTAAGTCTTCAAGTTGATGATTTGAAACTTGTAAGGGATGGGTATATTGTGAAAATTCGACGTTCTAAAACTGATCAACAAGGAGAGGGAAGAGAGATTGCTATTCCTTATGGATCAAATCCTATTACTTGTCCTGTCAGAGCATTACAAGATTGGATTAGTATTGGAAATCTTCAACATGGCCCTCTTTTCATGCCTATTAATAGACATGACCAAAAATCTACCCACGCTATGACGTCTCACGCTGTGGCTATTATTATAAAAAAATACATTCCTAACAAAGAGATGGCAACAGAGTTTTCAGGCCACAGCTTAAGAGCAGGGTTTGCTACTACGGCTGCAATGGCTGGTGTCCAAGAATACGCAATCATGAAACAAACTGGTCATAAGAGATCGGATACTTTAAAAAAATATATAAGAGCAAGGGATCTTTGGAGAGAAAATGCTGCTTCTAAGTTAGGATTATAG